A genome region from Salvia splendens isolate huo1 chromosome 19, SspV2, whole genome shotgun sequence includes the following:
- the LOC121778936 gene encoding uncharacterized protein LOC121778936 codes for MEPNSIRTWDAMVEKFLAKYYPPSEALKRQSAILAFEMTPEESIRGAWERFKSLLKRCPNHGLSSTHQILLFYKGCFPEAKSELNWSAGGALLKIGEVAAMEVIERATSNDEGWNNERSKVHKVVSASESNQIDSISKQMELIHKKLDLMCPNSYPNQGGGSYNLCGNKAHPDVSFGNPNNTLQSPPGFTVSQGMIEPQKKSSEEILNAFMTQSQKNMEHTNKRLEKVEMDVHNIEAHLKNLDSQMSQIAQPLSGQHKPGQFPGQPTVNRKDCKAIHLSSEKSYEGPSKPETPPKPVAEPKTSPVEEAEGALQQMLGYVKFLKEAVSKKKKWEQYETINLTKNCSAILQRKLPAKMKDPGSFTIECTIGDCFVGNAICDLGPSINLMPLSLYKKMKIGPLKPTTITLQMADRSVSYPIGIVEDISVRVNEFFFPADFVILDMEEDGKVPLILGRSFLATVKALIDVDTGELTFRFNGQSVTFSIYESLKRHDGEPGGSLQHCNVVTTVDECVRRNLLAVCLNLQSGYSDRRGR; via the exons ATGGAGCCCAACTCCATCCGCACATGGGATGCCATGGTAGAGAAATTCTTAGCAAAATACTATCCCCCAAGTGAAGCTTTGAAGAGACAGTCAGCGATTCTAGCATTTGAAATGACTCCTGAAGAGAGTATCCGAGGAGCTTGGGAAAGGTTCAAGAGTCTATTGAAGCGGTGTCCTAATCATGGTCTAAGCTCAACACATCAAATCCTCTTATTCTATAAGGGGTGTTTTCCTGAAGCAAAGAGCGAGCTAAACTGGAGCGCTGGGGGAGCACTGCTAAAGATCGGTGAAGTGGCAGCAATGGAAGTGATTGAGAGAGCAACCTCGAATGATGAAGGTTGGAACAACGAGAGGAGCAAGGTACATAAAGTAGTTTCTGCATCTGAAAGCAATCAAATAGATAGTATATCCAAGCAGATGGAGCTCATTCACAAGAAGTTAGATCTCATGTG CCCTAACTCCTACCCCAACCAAGGGGGTGGAAGTTACAACCTATGTGGGAACAAGGCGCATCCTGACGTATCATTTGGGAACCCCAACAATACCCTACAGTCACCACCAGGTTTCACAGTCTCCCAAGGGATGATCGAGCCGCAGAAAAAGAGTTCAGAGGAAATACTGAATGCTTTCATGACGCAGTCACAAAAGAACATGGAGCATACAAACAAGAGGCTTGAAAAGGTAGAAATGGACGTGCACAACATTGAAGCACATTTGAAGAACTTGGATTCACAGATGAGTCAGATTGCTCAACCGTTGAGCGGCCAGCATAAGCCAGGGCAATTCCCAGGGCAGCCAACTGTAAATCGTAAGGATTGCAAGGCGATTCACTTGAGTAGTGAGAAGAGTTATGAGGGTCCTTCTAAGCCAGAGACCCCACCAAAACCTGTAGCTGAGCCAAAGACTTCACCAGTGGAAGAagctgaaggg GCACTGCAGCAAATGCTTGGATATGTTAAATTTCTTAAGGAGGCTGTCTCCAAAAAGAAGAAGTGGGAGCAATATGAAACCATCAACTTGACGAAAAATTGTAGTGCAATTTTGCAAAGAAAGCTTCCTGCTAAGATGAAGGATCCGGGGAGCTTCACTATTGAATGCACTATTGGAGACTGTTTTGTGGGGAATGCCATATGTGACCTTGGACCTAGCATTAACCTCATGCCATTGTCTTTGTATAAAAAGATGAAGATTGGTCCGTTGAAGCCCACCACCATCACGCTGCAGATGGCTGATAGATCAGTGTCATATCCAATAGGCATTGTGGAGGATATATCGGTAAGGGTAAATGAATTCTTCTTCCCAGCCGACTTTGTGATATTGGACATGGAGGAGGACGGAAAAGTACCTCTCATTCTAGGAAGATCCTTCCTAGCCACAGTGAAGGCCTTGATCGATGTCGATACTGGAGAGCTCACATTTCGCTTCAATGGCCAAAGTGTAACATTTTCCATCTATGAGTCTTTGAAGAGGCACGACGGGGAACCCGGAGGAAGCTTGCAGCATTGCAATGTGGTGACCACGGTGGATGAGTGTGTTAGAAGG AACTTGCTCGCGGTCTGCTTGAATCTGCAAAGTGGTTATAGTGATAGGAGAGGACGTTAG
- the LOC121780271 gene encoding uncharacterized protein LOC121780271: MALLTFLPEKSEEVIKHPPNSKSKRKKRKQPAAKAPSSWDQFKNLLTCKQIADSKIHDPSKHHNIYSSCSSICTFRDTNTRVVHRADNSPDGSAAAQETRLLSKKSTHGSSSRSAASARSAPRGIQLRKLSGCYECHAILDPARYPLPRTTICACPECGEVFPKLESLEHHQAVRHAVCELGAEDSSRNVVEIIFKSSWLKKDNPICKIDRILKVQNTQRTIQRFEDYRDAVKTGATATATKRSARCAADGNELLRFYCSTLACSLGARGSSSLCAAIQACGVCTVIRHGFHGAKTAAGIRTTASSGRAHDSLAGAGRRAMLVCRVIAGRVKRDPGEDDSDGTVGPGSYDSVAGSAGVYSNMEELHVFSSRAILPCFVVIYKALE; this comes from the exons ATGGCGCTGCTAACTTTCCTGCCAGAGAAATCCGAGGAGGTGATTAAACACCCTCCCAACTCCAAGTCGAAGCGCAAGAAAAGGAAGCAGCCGGCGGCAAAGGCTCCGTCTTCGTGGGATCAGTTCAAGAACTTGTTGACCTGCAAACAAATCGCGGACTCCAAAATCCACGACCCTTCCAAGCACCACAATATCTACTCATCCTGCTCCTCCATTTGCACATTCCGAGACACCAACACCAGAGTCGTCCACCGCGCCGACAACTCGCCGGACGGCAGCGCCGCAGCCCAGGAAACCAGGCTCCTCTCCAAGAAGAGCACTCACGGCTCCTCCTCCCGCTCGGCCGCCTCAGCCAGATCCGCCCCCCGCGGCATCCAGCTCAGGAAGCTCTCCGGGTGCTACGAGTGCCACGCCATTCTCGATCCCGCCAG GTATCCATTGCCAAGAACTACTATATGTGCTTGCCCGGAGTGTGGAGAGGTTTTCCCCAAACTAGAGAGTTTGGAACATCATCAAGCAGTGAGACATGCAG TATGTGAGCTAGGGGCAGAGGACTCGAGCCGAAACGTAGTGGAAATAATATTCAAATCAAGCTGGCTTAAAAAAGACAACCCGATTTGCAAGATCGATCGCATCCTCAAAGTCCAAAACACGCAGCGCACCATCCAGCGCTTCGAGGACTACCGAGACGCCGTCAAGACAGGCGCCACCGCTACCGCCACCAAGCGCAGCGCCCGCTGCGCCGCCGACGGCAACGAGCTCCTCCGCTTCTACTGCTCCACCCTCGCCTGCTCCCTCGGCGCCCGCGGCTCCTCCTCTCTCTGCGCCGCCATCCAGGCCTGCGGCGTCTGCACCGTCATCCGCCACGGCTTCCACGGCGCCAAGACCGCCGCCGGCATCCGCACCACCGCCAGCAGCGGCCGCGCCCACGACTCCCTCGCTGGCGCGGGCCGCCGCGCCATGCTCGTCTGCCGCGTCATCGCCGGCCGGGTCAAGCGCGACCCCGGCGAGGACGACAGCGATGGGACCGTGGGGCCCGGGTCGTACGACTCCGTCGCCGGGAGCGCCGGAGTCTACTCGAATATGGAGGAGTTGCACGTGTTTAGCTCGAGGGCGATTTTGCCTTGCTTTGTGGTGATCTACAAAGCGCTTGAGTGA